The stretch of DNA GATCTTCTTACCCGCATCAAAGCCCCGAATACCGCCGCTTTCAGTAGTTTTGACGCTTTGGCTGTCGATGGCGCCAGCCGTCGGTGAAGCTTCCTTCCCGTCCAGCTCCCGTGCCTCCATGACGAGGTGGTGGTTGATCCGTGGCCAAAGACCCATTGCCCGCCATTCATAGAAATACCGCTGCACCGTTGAACAGGGCGGAAAGTCCTTCGGCAGCATCCGCCACTGGCAGCCTGTCGAAGCGATATAGAGAAGGGCGTTTAAAACCTCGCGCAGATCGGTCTTGCGTGGCCGGCCCAGGCGCCGTGGCGCGGGCATGAACGGCGCAATAAATTCCCATTCGCGATCGGTAACATCGCTTGCATATCGGCTCGTCCGACGGACATATTGCTGTCGGGTGGTTTCAGTCCAGGCCATTGTGCACTCCATCGAATCTTCGCAAATCCGAGGGAATCACAACTGGCTGAAATCACTCATATCTTTTTGGGGCAGCCTCTTAGCAAAGCGCCCCGAACTGTTCAGACAAACCGAGCCACCTCTAGTGGTTTGATTCCAACACTTGGTGCCCACGTCTGACGGCTGCGATGATGTCGTCAGGGTCTGCTTTCCAGATGAAGGGCTTCGGCTCTTCATTGTGCTCTTTGATAAAGCGGTTGATGGCTGCCTGAAGATCAACGACCGAATGAAAGACACCGTTCCTCAGCCGACGACGGGTGAGTTTTGCGAAGAAACCTTCGACGGCGTTCAACCAGGAACAGGATGTCGGAACGAAGTGGAAGGTCCAGCGTGGATGGCGCGCCAACCAGGCCCGGACTTTGGGCTGTTTGTGTGTGGCGTAGTTGTCCAGGATGACGTGAACCGCCTTATCCTTCGGCAACTGAGCCTCAATGGTGTTGAGGAAGCGGATGAACTCCTGATGCCGGTGGCGCTGCATGTTGCGGCCGATGACGGAGCCGTCGAGAACATTCAGGGCAGCAAAAAGTGTGGTGGTGCCGTGGCGCTTGTAATCATGGGTCATCGTGCCGGCACGACCCTTCTTCATGGGAAGACCCGGCTGCGTCCTATCCAGCGCCTGGATCTGACTTTTCTCATCGACGGAGAGGACAATCGCATGGGCAGGCGGCGAGACGTAGAGACCGACCACATCGTGAAGCTTCTCGGCGAAAGCCTTGTCGTTCGATAGTTTGAAGCTGCGCCACCGATGGGGTGCGAGACCATGCTCATGCCAGATCTTGACGACTGAGGACGCCGCAATCCCCACAGCCTTTGCCATCGCACGAACCGTCCAGTGAGTGGCTTCCTGCGTGGGCGGCTCCTGCGTCAGAGCAACAACCCGGTCGACAAGATCAACCTCAAGCGGCGCAGTGCCGGGCGGCCGGCTCTTGTCGCGCAAAAGGCCGTCTACGCCTTCCGTCATGAAGCGCTCCTGCCAACGCCAGACGCAGGTCTTCGACTTAGCCGTCGCCTCCATGATCGCGACCGTTCCCAGACCCTCGTCGGTCATCAAGAT from Rhizobium leguminosarum encodes:
- a CDS encoding IS630-like element IS870 family transposase, coding for MRTGVTFEVSAADRVRLNAIVSAGRSPQKHVWRAKIILMTDEGLGTVAIMEATAKSKTCVWRWQERFMTEGVDGLLRDKSRPPGTAPLEVDLVDRVVALTQEPPTQEATHWTVRAMAKAVGIAASSVVKIWHEHGLAPHRWRSFKLSNDKAFAEKLHDVVGLYVSPPAHAIVLSVDEKSQIQALDRTQPGLPMKKGRAGTMTHDYKRHGTTTLFAALNVLDGSVIGRNMQRHRHQEFIRFLNTIEAQLPKDKAVHVILDNYATHKQPKVRAWLARHPRWTFHFVPTSCSWLNAVEGFFAKLTRRRLRNGVFHSVVDLQAAINRFIKEHNEEPKPFIWKADPDDIIAAVRRGHQVLESNH
- a CDS encoding IS5 family transposase, coding for MAWTETTRQQYVRRTSRYASDVTDREWEFIAPFMPAPRRLGRPRKTDLREVLNALLYIASTGCQWRMLPKDFPPCSTVQRYFYEWRAMGLWPRINHHLVMEARELDGKEASPTAGAIDSQSVKTTESGGIRGFDAGKKIKGRKRHIIVDTLGLMVGLMVHSADIQDRDGAPDLLKSIRNRWPWLLHVFADGGYAGDKLKKRLQKIGKWTLEIIKRTDKAKGFEILPRRWVVERTFAWLGRCRRLAKDFETSIASAEAWITIAHIRMLTRRLARYGYR